One segment of Daphnia magna isolate NIES linkage group LG2, ASM2063170v1.1, whole genome shotgun sequence DNA contains the following:
- the LOC116916130 gene encoding uricase gives MSTYKIVDDAYGKSGVKLLHIKREGPVHSIRELEVNTQLTLSSKKDYTTGDNSDIVATDSQKNTVYLLAKKHGVNSPEEFAIILSRHFLNTYNHVLKVQVHIELYPWQRAEIDGKKHNHAFVFTPVAVRVCTVRMERNGVPVVESGLKDLRVLKTTQSAFVNFVADDYRSLPDASDRVFSTVITSRWVYSTTNVDYCKAWNTVKDSILSVFSGPADKGIFSPSVQNTLHLTEKLVLDSIPEINYIEMILPNKHYVNVDLSKFKNVGFAHNDTVLQPLDKPSGNIRAALTRTLPSKL, from the exons ATGTCGACTTACAAAATCGTGGATGACGCCTACG GTAAGTCTGGTGTGAAATTGCTCCACATCAAACGCGAGGGCCCTGTCCATTCTATTCGTGAATTGGAGGTAAATACTCAGCTGACGCTGTCCTCTAAGAAAGACTACACCACAG GTGATAATTCTGATATCGTCGCCACCGATTCGCAAAAGAACACGGTCTACCTGCTGGCTAAGAAACATGGTGTCAACAGTCCCGAAGAATTCGCCATTATCCTCAGTCGCCATTTCCTCAACACGTATAATCACGTACTGAAAGTACAAGTCCATATTGAGCTGTACCCTTGGCAGAGGGCGGAAATCGATGgaaagaaacacaaccacGCGTTCGTGTTTACACCTGTTGCCGTTCGTGTTTGCACTGTTCGCATGGAAAGAAACG GAGTACCGGTTGTCGAATCGGGATTAAAAGATCTGCGCGTACTGAAAACTACCCAATCGGCTTTTGTCAATTTCGTTGCCGATGATTACC GCAGCCTGCCTGATGCCAGTGATCGTGTATTCAGTACGGTGATTACTTCGCGTTGGGTGTATTCGACCACCAATGTCGACTACTGCAAAGCTTG GAACACAGTTAAGGATTCGATCCTTTCAGTGTTTTCGGGACCAGCGGATAAAGGTATTTTTTCACCATCAGTACAAAACACTTTACATCTGACGGAGAAATTAGTTCTGGATTCCATCCCTGAG ATTAACTACATTGAAATGATATTGCCAAACAAGCACTACGTCAATGTAGACTTGTCGAAATTTAAGAACGTTGGATTTGCACACAACGATACGGTTCTGCAACCACTCGATAAGCCATCAGGAAATATTCGAGCTGCTTTGACTCGCACTTTGCCCTCTAAATTATAA
- the LOC116916128 gene encoding protein RRNAD1 isoform X2 yields MEFLNGQFERDDVYFRETMQLLSDFNWIYKCRNTDIIADGILHFIPADWIPILQLNCFENIQMAIKGEINLSWPLDLTKFVISCWRLSLRINLAQKEEALSKWKKVNPKKIHEVVNFSQLIGKKCAEKEIKHVVDIGAGLGYLDKELSDRCDLHVLGLERDAYRVLAASQRATADTPENVPTRCRAIFKELAVKSEDTLEDQIESVVANWFGELKVEHEPSPPLCMIGLHSCGDLSPIMMKLFMNIRHFHSLLLVSCCYHRMDWKKEPVDDNLFPLSNSLKSKHCEPEGIQNLFRLAAQETPNHWMQQNTLNCKRQAQHTFYRSLVQLYANRGIQLLKQQRKPVKMQNTSDGFEEYVDQAIHGFGLPGQVADHRQKLLNIYHSNAHLLAALETLIVLQVLLQPVAEALILVDRVVYLRENGIDASLQQIFDDRISPRCFVTLAEKSK; encoded by the exons ATGGAATTCTTGAATGGGCAGTTTGAACGAGATGACGTCTATTTTCGCGAGACGATGCAACTTTTGTCAGACTTTAATTGGATCTACAAGTGTCGCAATACTGACATTATAGCCGATGGCATTTTACATTTCATTCCGGCCGATTGGATTCCCATTTTACAACTGAATTGCTTTGAAAATATCCAAATGGCCATCAAGGGTGAAATCAAT CTTTCATGGCCGCTGGATCTTACGAAGTTTGTGATAAGTTGCTGGCGTCTTTCTTTAAGAATAAACTTGgctcaaaaagaagaagccctttcaaaatggaaaaaagttAATCCGAAAAAAATTCACGAGGTCGTGAACTTCTCTCAACTTATCGGCAAAAAATgtgcagaaaaagaaatcaaacatgTTGTTGACATTGGAGCTGGTCTG GGCTATTTAGATAAGGAACTATCTGATCGTTGTGACCTCCACGTCCTAGGACTGGAACGAGATGCTTATCGAGTTTTGGCGGCCAGTCAACGTGCAACTGCCGACACACCGGAAAATGTGCCAACTCGATGTCGTGccatttttaaagaattggCAGTAAAATCCGAAGATACTTTAGAAGACCAAATAGAATCTGTTGTTGCCAACTGGTTCGGTGAACTCAAAGTCGAGCACGAGCCATCCCCGCCTCTCTGCATGATTGGTTTACATTCCTGTGGCGATTTGAGCCCTATCATGATGAAATTATTTATGAACATCCGGCACTTCCATTCTCTCCTGCTAGTGTCGTGCTGCTATCATCGTATGGATTGGAAAAAGGAGCCGGTCGATGATAACTTATTTCCTCTCAGCAATAGCCTTAAAAGCAAACATTGTGAGCCGGAAGGCATTCAAAATCTCTTCCGTTTGGCCGCTCAGGAAACGCCAAATCACTGGATGCAGCAGAATACTTTAAACTGTAAACGCCAAGCACAACACACCTTTTACCGATCTCTAGTCCAACTTTATGCTAATCGAG GAATTCAGCTGCTAAAACAGCAAAGGAAACCAGTCAAAATGCAAAACACATCCGATGGTTTTGAAGAGTACGTCGATCAGGCTATCCACGGATTCGGCTTACCAGGACAAGTAGCAGATCATCGACAGAAACTTTTAAACATTTACCATTCAAACGCGCATCTTTTAGCGGCACTGGAGACTCTTATTGTGTTGCAAGTGCTACTTCAACCGGTTGCTGAAGCGTTGATTCTCGTCGATCGAGTGGTTTATTTACGAGAGAACGGAATCGATGCTTCACTGCAACAAATATTTGATGATCGCATATCTCCACGTTGTTTTGTCACCCTGGCAGAGAAATcaaaataa
- the LOC116916128 gene encoding protein RRNAD1 isoform X1 — protein sequence MEFLNGQFERDDVYFRETMQLLSDFNWIYKCRNTDIIADGILHFIPADWIPILQLNCFENIQMAIKGEINLSWPLDLTKFVISCWRLSLRINLAQKEEALSKWKKVNPKKIHEVVNFSQLIGKKCAEKEIKHVVDIGAGLGYLDKELSDRCDLHVLGLERDAYRVLAASQRATADTPENVPTRCRAIFKELAVKSEDTLEDQIESVVANWFGELKVEHEPSPPLCMIGLHSCGDLSPIMMKLFMNIRHFHSLLLVSCCYHRMDWKKEPVDDNLFPLSNSLKSKHCEPEGIQNLFRLAAQETPNHWMQQNTLNCKRQAQHTFYRSLVQLYANREGIQLLKQQRKPVKMQNTSDGFEEYVDQAIHGFGLPGQVADHRQKLLNIYHSNAHLLAALETLIVLQVLLQPVAEALILVDRVVYLRENGIDASLQQIFDDRISPRCFVTLAEKSK from the exons ATGGAATTCTTGAATGGGCAGTTTGAACGAGATGACGTCTATTTTCGCGAGACGATGCAACTTTTGTCAGACTTTAATTGGATCTACAAGTGTCGCAATACTGACATTATAGCCGATGGCATTTTACATTTCATTCCGGCCGATTGGATTCCCATTTTACAACTGAATTGCTTTGAAAATATCCAAATGGCCATCAAGGGTGAAATCAAT CTTTCATGGCCGCTGGATCTTACGAAGTTTGTGATAAGTTGCTGGCGTCTTTCTTTAAGAATAAACTTGgctcaaaaagaagaagccctttcaaaatggaaaaaagttAATCCGAAAAAAATTCACGAGGTCGTGAACTTCTCTCAACTTATCGGCAAAAAATgtgcagaaaaagaaatcaaacatgTTGTTGACATTGGAGCTGGTCTG GGCTATTTAGATAAGGAACTATCTGATCGTTGTGACCTCCACGTCCTAGGACTGGAACGAGATGCTTATCGAGTTTTGGCGGCCAGTCAACGTGCAACTGCCGACACACCGGAAAATGTGCCAACTCGATGTCGTGccatttttaaagaattggCAGTAAAATCCGAAGATACTTTAGAAGACCAAATAGAATCTGTTGTTGCCAACTGGTTCGGTGAACTCAAAGTCGAGCACGAGCCATCCCCGCCTCTCTGCATGATTGGTTTACATTCCTGTGGCGATTTGAGCCCTATCATGATGAAATTATTTATGAACATCCGGCACTTCCATTCTCTCCTGCTAGTGTCGTGCTGCTATCATCGTATGGATTGGAAAAAGGAGCCGGTCGATGATAACTTATTTCCTCTCAGCAATAGCCTTAAAAGCAAACATTGTGAGCCGGAAGGCATTCAAAATCTCTTCCGTTTGGCCGCTCAGGAAACGCCAAATCACTGGATGCAGCAGAATACTTTAAACTGTAAACGCCAAGCACAACACACCTTTTACCGATCTCTAGTCCAACTTTATGCTAATCGAG AAGGAATTCAGCTGCTAAAACAGCAAAGGAAACCAGTCAAAATGCAAAACACATCCGATGGTTTTGAAGAGTACGTCGATCAGGCTATCCACGGATTCGGCTTACCAGGACAAGTAGCAGATCATCGACAGAAACTTTTAAACATTTACCATTCAAACGCGCATCTTTTAGCGGCACTGGAGACTCTTATTGTGTTGCAAGTGCTACTTCAACCGGTTGCTGAAGCGTTGATTCTCGTCGATCGAGTGGTTTATTTACGAGAGAACGGAATCGATGCTTCACTGCAACAAATATTTGATGATCGCATATCTCCACGTTGTTTTGTCACCCTGGCAGAGAAATcaaaataa
- the LOC116916125 gene encoding presequence protease, mitochondrial has translation MGYSHLLNSLNRLKVPANRVLKCFSSNKRAVSSVLTNTNEAKVKVGINDISVGSEYEGFEVKSIQEVQDLALTAVRLTHQKTGADYLHIAREDSNNVFCVGFRTTPKDSTGVSHILEHTALCGSKKYPARDPFFKMLNRSLSTFMNAMTGPDYTIYPFSSQNSKDFKNLLSVYLDAVFYPKLRELDFLQEGWRLENENPLSQDTPLQFKGVVFNEMKGAFSDPSYGLNQHLVRNLLPSHTYGNCSGGDPLKILDLTWQQLKDFHAKHYHPSNSRFYTYGDMPLRDHLQFINQNYLKSFEQISPSEEVPNEKRWVQPRRISVDAREDPFAPNPEKQASAVVSYVLADINDLYETFVLQILSELLTGGPNSPFYRNLLEPNIGTGYSPVTGFDSHTKDTTFTIGLQGVHTNDVEKVLAIIRSTFEEVVRTGFPAERIDAVLHSIELAVKHQTSNFGLSMAMNLTPLWNHGSDPVEALYINSKVEKFRQNLRDNPDYLKNKVRQYFVDNTHKLVAVMQPDKDFETKLEQQEKTILEAKCGTLTDEDKASIFTKNQELLAMQSKVNDTECLPTLHLSDISSQAEQVKLDHVKILGVPLQVAVQPTNGITYFHGVLNTADLPDKLKIHLPLFAMAATKMGAGDMDYRQLDQQIEHKTGGLCFGMHLTEGPGSVRSFEQGIQFSSHCLDRNLPDMFQLWQSVFNRLRLVDENRLETLIRNLVGDLGNSLTHSGHHYAMTHAASSLTPTAHLKELDEGVTYIRRVKAIAETNQFEPLLECMRDIASHLLVKNNMRCALNVTSDSREEAVKQLEGFVSSVKGSPVDQDVWTVDNEFQPSVQRSHYVLPVPVNFTSKVLPGASYLSPDFAPLRVLAGIMSSKFLHPEIREKGGAYGGGASASATGLFSFYSYRDPKSFETIDTFDRAVEWAIKADYNDEAIKEAKLRVFQKIDAPTPPSGKGMRLFLSHISDEQFAAHRQQLVNVTKDDLVRVCQEYLRQPAVQGVTIIGPPNDTTARDSSWNVEFS, from the coding sequence ATGGGTTATAGTCATTTGCTTAACTCGTTAAACCGTCTCAAAGTTCCAGCAAATCGAGTATTAAAATGTTTTAGCTCAAACAAGCGAGCCGTCTCTTCCGTTTTAACCAACACAAATGAAGCCAAAGTAAAAGTCGGAATAAATGATATTTCAGTTGGCTCAGAGTATGAAGGTTTTGAGGTTAAATCAATTCAAGAAGTGCAAGATCTTGCCCTGACTGCTGTCCGACTCACTCATCAGAAAACAGGAGCAGATTACCTGCACATTGCTAGAGAGGACTCTAATAATGTTTTCTGCGTGGGATTTCGAACTACCCCTAAAGATTCAACAGGAGTCTCCCACATCCTTGAGCACACAGCTTTGTGTGGAAGCAAAAAGTATCCAGCAAGGGATCCTTTCTTTAAAATGTTGAACAGATCATTGTCAACATTCATGAATGCCATGACTGGGCCTGACTACACCATTTACCCATTTTCCAGTCAAAACTCAAAAGATTTCAAGAACCTTTTGTCTGTCTACTTGGATGCTGTATTTTACCCCAAGCTACGAGAATTGGATTTTCTTCAGGAAGGTTGGAGACTTGAAAATGAGAATCCTCTATCGCAAGATACCCCTCTACAATTTAAAGGAGTTGTCTTTAATGAAATGAAAGGAGCTTTCTCTGACCCTTCATATGGACTAAATCAACATCTTGTAAGAAACCTGCTACCAAGCCACACCTATGGAAATTGCTCTGGAGGTGATCCTCTCAAAATCTTGGATTTAACATGGCAGCAATTAAAAGATTTTCATGCAAAACATTACCACCCCAGCAACTCTAGGTTTTACACTTATGGTGACATGCCTCTGAGAGACCATTTGCAATTCATCAATCAAAACTACTTAAAAAGCTTTGAGCAAATCTCACCCAGCGAAGAAGTTCCAAACGAGAAACGTTGGGTCCAACCTCGGCGAATCAGTGTCGACGCACGAGAAGATCCGTTCGCACCGAACCCTGAGAAACAAGCCTCAGCTGTTGTTAGTTACGTTCTTGCAGATATCAACGATTTGTACGAGACGTTCGTGTTACAAATTTTAAGCGAACTTCTCACCGGAGGACCTAACTCGCCCTTTTACCGCAATTTGCTTGAGCCGAATATCGGTACGGGTTACTCGCCCGTCACGGGATTTGACAGTCACACAAAAGATACCACTTTTACTATTGGCTTGCAGGGCGTTCACACCAACGACGTTGAAAAAGTATTGGCGATCATCCGCTCTACATTTGAAGAGGTTGTCCGAACTGGTTTCCCCGCTGAACGAATCGACGCTGTTCTTCATTCAATCGAGCTGGCCGTGAAGCACCAAACTTCAAACTTTGGTCTTTCGATGGCTATGAATCTGACACCTCTTTGGAACCATGGAAGTGATCCTGTTGAAGCGTTGTATATCAATTCAAAAGTGGAAAAATTCCGTCAAAATCTGCGTGACAATCCCGACTATTTGAAGAACAAAGTCCGCCAGTATTTCGTCGACAACACGCATAAGCTAGTAGCAGTTATGCAACCGGACAAGGACTTTGAAACGAAATTggaacaacaagaaaaaactataCTCGAGGCCAAATGTGGCACCTTGACCGATGAAGACAAGGCTTCCATTTTCACCAAAAATCAAGAGCTTCTTGCCATGCAGAGCAAAGTGAATGACACTGAATGTTTACCAACACTCCATCTCAGCGATATTTCCAGTCAAGCGGAACAAGTGAAGTTGGATCATGTGAAAATACTTGGAGTTCCTCTTCAAGTAGCTGTGCAGCCAACTAACGGCATAACATACTTTCATGGCGTGTTAAACACCGCAGACTTGCCGGACAAGTTGAAAATTCATTTGCCTTTGTTCGCTATGGCTGCCACAAAAATGGGTGCTGGAGATATGGATTATCGTCAGCTGGATCAACAGATCGAACATAAAACTGGCGGACTCTGTTTCGGCATGCACCTAACTGAAGGGCCTGGCTCCGTCCGCTCTTTTGAACAGGGAATTCAATTTTCGTCCCACTGCCTAGATCGAAATCTTCCCGACATGTTCCAGTTATGGCAGTCCGTGTTTAACCGACTTCGCCTAGTAGACGAGAATCGATTGGAGACTCTCATCCGAAATTTAGTAGGAGACTTGGGTAATAGTCTTACCCACTCTGGGCATCACTACGCCATGACTCACGCTGCATCCTCCCTCACGCCAACAGCCCACCTCAAAGAGTTGGACGAAGGAGTGACGTACATCAGGAGGGTAAAAGCCATAGCTGAAACCAATCAGTTTGAACCGCTGCTCGAATGCATGCGTGACATTGCCAGTCATTTACTAGTTAAAAACAATATGAGATGTGCCCTGAACGTGACGTCCGATTCACGAGAAGAGGCTGTTAAGCAATTAGAAGGATTTGTGTCTTCAGTCAAGGGATCACCTGTCGACCAAGATGTGTGGACCGTTGATAATGAATTCCAACCCAGTGTCCAGCGCAGCCATTACGTATTGCCCGTTCCTGTGAATTTTACCTCTAAAGTTCTCCCTGGTGCTTCGTACTTGTCGCCGGATTTCGCTCCGCTCCGGGTACTCGCTGGAATCATGTCGTCTAAATTCTTGCATCCTGAAATCCGAGAAAAGGGTGGAGCTTACGGAGGTGGAGCCAGCGCATCCGCTACTggactcttttctttctattcgtATCGCGATCCGAAATCTTTCGAAACCATCGACACATTCGATCGTGCTGTCGAATGGGCCATAAAGGCCGACTACAACGATGAAGCCATTAAAGAAGCCAAACTTCGAGTGTTCCAAAAAATCGATGCCCCAACTCCACCGTCTGGCAAAGGAATGCGTCTCTTCCTCAGTCATATCAGTGACGAGCAATTTGCTGCTCATCGCCAGCAATTGGTTAATGTAACCAAAGATGACCTGGTCCGAGTTTGCCAAGAGTATCTTCGTCAACCAGCCGTCCAGGGTGTCACCATAATCGGCCCACCCAACGACACAACAGCCAGAGATTCCTCGTGGAACGTGGAATTCTCTTAG